TACTTTACTTTTATAGGAACGGGACTTGTTAAAAACTTTTAAGATTCCAGTAGATACTTTAATAACTTACTTGATGACCCTGGAAGACCATTACCATGCTGATGTAGCATACCACAATAACATACATGCTGCAGATGTTGTTCAGTCAACCCATGTCCTTCTATCAACCCCAGCTTTAGAGGTAAACTACACTGAAGAAGAAAAGTGGCAGTCATGAGAGAAGCGATGCACTGAGAGTCTCCTAAACTAAATATTAAAGATCTTAGTTtctgcaatatttttaaaataaatcttagcATTTCTTTAATGAATTCTGTTCTTTTAGAGGTATTTTGTGAGGATCAAAGTTACATGTAAATATTGTGCAGAAAACatcaattaaattaattttaagtcATGAAAATTCTTGCTGTCATGACCTTTTTTTCACTGTAACACAATCCGTATCCTGTTTCTTTTTGTGTAAATTCTTACTATTTATGCTACATCCTATTCTGTAGTTATTTCCCATGTGGGACTCTACCTAACCACAGTAAGTGGAATTTCTTTGGAAAGTTTATTCTGATATGGAAATACtacttttgtatttatttctgagACAGATTGGAACATGTACTAAATTTTCAGTGGACTATCTCTTTTTTTACACCCCCTCCCCCcaacaaatatttcaaaattttttggtaaaaaaattTAATCTCTTCTTTTTGTAGCAATTTTCATCTTGAAAGTTCTTAAATCTCTGAAGTAGAAGCATGTGAAAGatgaatattttccctttttaaagcACAGTTCAGGTCTTAACATAGCAAACGTTGATCTTGATATATCCCAGCAAAAGGCTAGAAAAATTCAGGTAAAGGAAGCAGTAGAAATTGTATTAGTTCAAAAGGACTTACCTTCATTTTAAAGAAAGGCTGCATTTTGACTCTCCTGTAATGATCAGTATTTCATGTTACTACCCGAATACATCTCTTTTACCTTCTTAGAAAGAAGGCTATAAATGGACCTTGAGACTAATGGCAGGTTTGGATCCTCAAAGACTTGGAAATCTCTTAAGAAAGATATTCCTGCTTTCAAGAACGATCAGATAATGTTCTTAAAACACCACTGGCTTCACCACATAGCTGAAGTAGTCATCagtaaaattttgggtttttttcaaatctATCTTTTTTTCATGCCCTTCTTCTCAGCAGAGCTTTAGCTGGTGAAATGGCAATATCTGCCCAGTGCCACTGCTGGTCTTTGCACTTCTGAGCTGTCCTTGAtcaattttgaaaacatttgcaTCATGTGGGTGCTTCTGACAACAGGGCACTGGGCTCAGTGACATCCCAAGTCCATTGCTGTCATATTTTCCCATCTGCCTCGTAATCCCATACAAATGGAAAATCAGTAAATGCTAAGTGAGATGATGTGTAGTCTGTCCCTATTTCCTTTATATAGGAGGTGTGCATCTTTCAAGTACAGGATGATATAGAGGAGTCAGGCTGAAATATTAACTTTAATTTGTGCTAGAAGTTAGAAACCTGTACTTAATTGCCTAATAAAGGTGGATTTATTGACAGACTgaagctgaaaatatttcagttgtgGTAGAATTTAGTGATGCTCTCTGTACAAAGTACAAATCACTTTATTTTGGCCaacctttaaatatttatggaaTTCTACATAATTGATGATTTTACAAATGGTTTGATAGCTTGTGTGTAAACTCTCTAGAAATCAAGgtatattttaaaagtgttttgcTTGCTTACATCCAGATTCAATTAGAATCCTTTTTATTGAAAGCACCTTCTTCACTGTTTGGTGATTGTTAATTCTGTTTCATTGTATTCTAGGCAGTATTCACTGATTTGGAGATCCTTGCAGCAATTTTTGCCAGTGCAATACATGATGTAGATCATCCTGGGGTTTCAAACCAATTTCTTATCAACACAAGTAAGTTTGATATTTAGTGGTTTATCAGAAATTTGTTGTGGGGTCTGCACATACCACAGACTTAAcctgaaaaatacagatttcatttcttctttgcttCTATCTCTAATTTTTCCCAGTAAATAGATAgatgtttatattttaaacatGATATTACTTTGCAGTTTTTCTAActttagaaattatttatacAGTATACTCCAGCAAGAATTACTAAGGTATAAACTATAAACCTGGCATTGTTTCAAACCATAAACCTGGCATGTTTTCTCTCCTGGAATATAGTTGATCTACATTAAGTAGATGAAGTTTTAGGAAGAGAATGAAGGaagattacaaaaaaaaaaaaaaaaaaaaaggcgagACAAGACTTTATGTGTTTATGTTGGAAACATATGATGCAACCAAGGATAGAaattcagaaagcagaaaaacaagttCCTCTTTAACAAACAGACAGTCAGGACAAATTCAGGATTTCTGCCTGGATCCTGTACTTGGCTTTTGATCTCTCATGCTTTGTCGACTGAGTTTCCTTACCCTGTTTCTGCAACTATGataaaactgttttgtttttttttgacCCCAATGTCATCTCCAAATTTGAAACCCAGTGTAGATTGTACAGTGTGCATTCCTCAAGGCTGTTGTTGGCAGCATTGCTGAACCTCTATCGCCTCTTTCAtctactgaaagaaaaacactgttAACTTTATTAAACTTGATCATTACATATTTACTTAATAGCTTTTTGCCCCAGTGGCAACTTGCTTGGATTTTGTTGCCTTATGTCACTATTATTTCCCTTTATAGGTCAGTACAAGTTCCATCAtactaagttctttcttctgctCTCTGACAATTTCTCCTTTTATGATAACTGACCCAGAAGTACAAAGTTTAATAATTGaagcacaaaagaagaaaaagcaacagtAATGGAAACATGCCTAGGGTTGTGTATTTGACCTATCTGGTTGCACATTTATAGATACTGTCGCTTCTTCACATGGGTAGATTCTATTTCACAGGTGTTAAAATAGAATGACCCAAAATCAGCTGTAGAGTTTGAAGAAGGGATCTCCTCCTCTGACTCATTGCTGCTGTATATTCAAATAAGTTATGCACTTCAGTTTAGCCTGCACCTAGTCTTTTTTGTCTCAATGGCCTAAGGGGCACCCCataatgaaatttaatttgatttgatTAATTTGATGACTCATCCTCATGAAAGAGGATTAAGATTGACTTTGGAATTTTTGTGCTTTAGTGGGGACTAGTACAGTTCAACAGTGCAGGCAGAGAGTGAATCAAGCTTTGTgcaaaaaacaaagaattcTTAATTGAATTCTTAAGAGTGTGCTTATGTAAGTAAAGCTTTTTCCTTGCTTGTTGAGTCAGAAATTGAGTACCAAGTTACACTGGTGGCTTCAAGGTTCTGTGACGAAACCAATGAATTGTTTAGGTTTAAGAGTGTTAACTTAGTTGAAGGGATGAGTAGTGCTGCATAAAGCTTTTACTTCTAGGTAGACAGATTGAAATTCAGCTAATGTAGGAGTCATACTCATGCTGATAATTACCAGCTTAGAAAATATATCTTGTTTTTCTCAATTCAGCTTTTGATAACGGAGGCTTATGTGTCAGTCAAGTAAAAACACTAATTGAAATTGCTGTTGCAAGGCTGAAAGATAAAgagattttgtttattttaaattgctcagtttaaaagaaagacactgcagagacagagacagaaaaagatCATCTAATGTTGGTTTCTCAAATCCAAAATTTTCCTAACCTctagaaaataatttgcttccatctaattttgtttttccaatGAACTGAACAATGTATTAAAATTTCACTAAATATaagaatgcattaaaaaaattacagactTACTTACTTAAAGTATGTATATATTTGccatattttaatctttttcttttataattggTCTTGTGACTTTTCTGagtattatttttccattcaaaGTTTATTACAAATTTGTCAACTAAACAGATCCCTCTTGAATGCTATCAAAGAACAAACAAATATGAAGTATATTAGTGTCAGAGGAGATGCTTATTTTACCACTGTAACTCTGTCCATccagaaaaatattcttgaaTCTTACAATGTGTTACAGAAGGGGAACTTTCTTCCATTTTTACATCCATTTTGAAGTTGAGTGCATTTTAGCTACGTTTGTAGCTCCAGctcttgcaaaatattttggcaATGTGGAGTGTTTTGCAGTTGCAGCAAATCAGAAGGCtgcttgaaagaaaaataaactagtGCCTGTTTTCTGCATAAGAAAAACAAGTATGCAAGCTTTGTATGTGTTCTGTGAAAGACAAAAGAGAGATCATTTTACTAACTTGctttctttctgcttctgctgTTATGGTTTTGCTGTCTTGGAATAAGGAAAGGCAGAGGAAGATTTTCCTGATTCAACAGGTCAATTTATtcaagacaggagaggaagacaGCAGGAGAATCAATAATGAGATTATTGAAATTTGAAGATCAAAGCTTTTAGAGATCTCCTATTAAACCAGAGGCATTTTAAAACATGGCTACTGTTAAAGAAAAGAGGACTAAGTGTGGAATACACTGACGTATGTTTAGACAAGCTAGAACAGCTGTAATAAACAGAAGTTAATATAGCACAGGAAAAGCATGACTGCATAAAAAGTATTTAAGTTTTTTGTGATAGATTTATTTACAAGCTGTATCTTGAAGCATATGCAAGCCTCCTGTGCAGCATTCCTGGGTCAAAACTAAAGCTGTGCAGACTGCTTTGATTTTACAGAGCTGTCTGTTCAGCAGGACTAAGCTGACTTTACAGGTATGCCTTAGCACAGGCATGGCTGGGAAATGAGTGTTATCCTTACAGCCATATGGGGTGACCTAGGTAAGAGTAATTCCACTGGTGAGGACAGTATTACAGACAACACCAGGGACTGGCCACGCCCAAACAAGCAGGCAAAGCCACTGCCTGCAGTTTCACACCACATGAAATTACATAAAAAGACAGAAGCATGTTACCATCCTACCAGCTTCAGTTGTCATGGACTAATGACTGTAAGCCTAGTTCATTAGGCATCTGAGCGTCTTAGATAACCGCAGAAAGACATGATTTGAAAACCAAGTAGCTTGTACTCCACAGCAACCTGCAGAAAAGCCTCAGCTATGTGTTCCCAGGTCAAACTGCTAGGAAGCCGAAACTTGACTAACAGCAAAATTTTAGGTGTTGTGAGAGAGAGAGTCATGAGAAGAAAGCACATCAGTGTGTTTTAGTTGAGGTGTGTTTATGCATATATTGTGCATATAATATATTCTTGGTTACCTCATGGAGATATGAAAATTTATTCTAAAAATTACCTTTCTTATATTTTTCGTAACTTGTCACTTCAGGCACATGTTCATGCATCATTGCAAAGCCTTTTCTTTGTTAGCTCAACTTCAGCCTGACCTAGTAAATAGCTATTTGCTATTGACTGACCCAGTCAATATTTCCGTAACTTTCAGGGCTGCTAGTAAAAGTTTATCTGTAAATCTTGTTATGCATATAATGACTTTGAAAAAGATCTTAAGGGATTTGATAAAAGCATAGGCTTTAGTAACATTCTGGCCTGCAATTTTTATTGCAGATTCTGAACTCGCCCTGATGTACAATGACTCATCAGTACTGGAGAATCATCACTTGGCTGTGGGTTTCaagctgctgcaggaagaaaATTGTGATATTTTCCAGAATTTGACCAAAAAACAGAGACAATCATTGAGGAAAATGGTCATTGACATTGTGAGTTTTGAGACTCTGTCTTCCACAGTGCTAGGATATTGAATAATAAAGCACAGAAGCATTTTTTGATAAATTACATGTCATCAGGCCTGTAAACAATGAAGTGAAATTTTGAAGTTTTGTCATATCTTACCCAAATACAAATAGTGGGTTCTTTTAAGTTTCACTCACTTTCTGTGCATTTCTGGAAGGCATACCATTCTATTTCAAGCTGGTTTTGTACTGACATGATGCCATTCTACCATTACAGTTAGAAATTTGCTACTGAATTAATAATGAATTTGGGCTGATCAGTTCATTTTGAGCAGTGCTGAACAATGATTTTGtcatattcttaaaaaaaaaatgaaaacttactACTATGAACATACAGGACTCTTACTTGTATCATGTATTCGGACATAGAGGCTATGGGTTCCTTCCAAAAATGTTGATTTATATGTTCAATTATATTTCAAAGAACCCCAGTAGAATAACTTACATAGtgttcattttttgtttgtttttttctaggtaCTTGCAACAGATATGTCTAAGCATATGAATCTACTGGCTGATTTAAAAACTATGGTTGAAACTAAAAAAGTGACCAGTTCTGGTGTCCTGCTTCTTGATAACTATTCAGACAGGATTCAGGTAAGGAAATGTGTCTGAAAATGTTCACTTGTATTACATACTTAATAACATTGTCTTCCCCATTATCCAGCATGGATTAGAGCTCTCTCTTTCACACCATGATTTGCTGCTTCCGTCTGTTTCCTCCCTGGTCTAAGTGACATGGTTTAAGTGATTCTCTGGGGGACTTAACAAAACACTAGGGTAGTTCAGGACTAAATGAGGCTTTGGCCTTCCCTTCAAATTATCAAAAAGTGATTCTCTTTCTCACAAGGATTTTATGACTTTTAtaacagcagaagcagcagaagcCAGGTAATTCATGGTTGTTACTGCAAGTGTGAAAAGCACAGAAGGACATAAGTTTTGGCTGTTTAGAATAAATTTTGCATTACATGTATTTTCAAGATTTTGTTTTACAGTCACcagaaatgtaaataaaaaaggagcTGCTTTTCTTCAATGTATTCTAGGTTCTTCAGAATATGGTGCACTGTGCAGATCTGAGCAATCCTACCAAGCCTCTCCATCTCTACCGCCAATGGACAGATAGAATAATGGAGGAATTTTTCCGTCAGGGAGACCGGGAGCGAGAGAGGGGAATGGAGATAAGTCCCATGTGTGATAAGCACAATGCATCTGTAGAAAAATCACaggtaatttattttataaagtaGTTAAACCTATTAGAAAAAAAGGATGGTACATAGTCATGTTTTGAGCAATTTCTGaatgcagttttttcttttcttcttctgagTTAATTAATTCAGCTCCTTAGTAGTAAGTGAGGCAAATTGAGACTTTTACTGTGACAACAGTGCGTGGCAGTATGTTTGCTGAAGGGATTCCACCACTGTCCTGACCTGAAAAGCAGCATACATGCCAAAAGAGATTATTGTACAGCTGACTGAggcttcctttaaaaatataattaaatataaagcaggtatttagcTCACTAGATGCAGTGGAGTTTGGAATGAGCAGTTCACTTGAAAACAAATCCTTTCCATGCCATTATCCAATATCCTGGATCAGCCTTCCGAAAAGTAAAAGACCTTATCTATTATATAAGCTAGTATATATATTCAGCCACATCTAAGGGTAATGTATCTTGTGTCTCTTCCTAGCATTATATTTCTCATACTTCGCATGACTTACTCATTTCCCTGTGAGTAATCATATTCTTGCATTATTTGAAACAGGTGGGTTTTATAGATTACATTGTTCATCCTTTGTGGGAGACGTGGGCAGATCTCGTTCACCCGGATGCCCAGGATATCTTAGATACACTGGAGGACAATCGAGAATGGTACCAGAGCACAATACCTAGAAGTCCCTCTCCTGCacctgaagaaaaggaagagggaaaGCAGGGTCAAACTGAAAAATTCCAGTTTGAACTAACACTGGAAGAAGATGGTGAGTCAGACACTGAAAAGGACAGTGGAAGTCAAGTAGAAGAAGACACCAGCTTCAGTGACTCCAAGACTCTTTGCACCCAGGATTCAGAATCCACTGAAATTCCTCTTGATGAGCAAGTAGGGGAAGAAGTGGAAGAGGACGAGAACCAAACAGCAGAGCCTTGTATGGTAGAAGAACATTCTCCTGACACATAACAATGAAAACTCACTCAGTCTCTATCTCTCTTGCTCactccctttcttttcctttttctctattttctttttttttttttttttttttttttccttttgctgggTGTGGTGGTGGGGGGCTGGGGCATGTTCAGTTTTGTTAcggatttttaattttatttttttttaatgtaggtAATGATTTCGAAAATACATGACACATGCTACAACCATAGTCAGAACTTGGTGTTATCTGCCAGAATGATTGTTGATCAAAACTGAAGTTGATGATTCAGTTTGGCACTCAGGAATATTGTAAACAGAATTTTCACCTCCATGCAGTCAGAAAGCAGGGGGAAAACATacataaattacattttaataagGTCTGTATTTGGCAGATTCCATTAAATAAAGCAAATGCTTTCAGAGGAGTACCACCTGCCAAACGAATGTTGGTGTGCTTTGATAGTTTTGGAATTCATTGTATTGTATTGTAAGACATTGGATAACATTCATCTgtagaagaaacagaaaaaacattGAGGTTCCTACTGGAAAACAAATTCATGAGAATGAGGGGACACAAATGGATTCTGTTACCAACATGAAGATAAGCTGTGAAAATGACATAATTTtctaatttctaatttttttgagACATGACTGAAGAGAATGTGACCCAGTGGGTTGCATAACCTCTCCATTTTGTATAATATGTGCAAGAGATCTTTTTTAAGGTTCACTTGTATTAAATATACCAAggtattatattttttaaacaaccCACTTTCATCTGCCACtggttatattttttttccaaagagtaACTTACAATTTTTCAGTACAAATCTGTACTACACTGGATAATACTTGTAGGGTTTTTCCTTTAATtctcctttttggttttttttttttttttttttttggcacctTAGAATGTCATGGTAATATTGATCAGTAAATGTCTATTATGTATTAGTGAGTTCCATGAGTATTTATGTTACATAAAACTTTTTCAGTAGAatagctttttttaaatttgtttttcatcACAAATTTCCCGGATGTGTTAGTGGACTTATATAGTGCTTTTGCTCTCATAGTAGCCTGGTCCTGCCAACTCTGTCTTACTATAGGAAGTGGTCTAGGTCATACCAGCTGGGACCACTAACATTAGAATTTACAGGACCAGAGCCTGTAAAAAGAGTAATGAATTTTCATCATACAAAAGCACCTCTTTTGCtattctaataattttttttttttttcctctgaaacatgttttttcagacagcttttgtctgggagctaTAGAATGTTAAATCAGAACAGACTAATACAATGTATGAAATATTTGTTCTGGTGCAAAAAATCATTAGTGTAATATTTCCAGTTTATGACTCCCAGTACCTTTTAATCTGGGTAGCTATCTAGTTAAACCATTTGCTAATCTGAGAGGTGTATAACATAAAAATTATGATTagtattattttttcatgtctttGTTGCTAGAAGAGCCAGGCCAGTCTTGTCTTTTTATATCATAGTGTAAGTGAGTAGTGCATCGTCAGAATTGTAGTTTTCTCCATATTATTTCAATCTTAGATCTTTTCATCCTTTATCCAGTATGTGCTAAGGGAATCCTACCTTTCAGTTTGATTGGTACTGAAAGCTTCCATAACATGGAAAGCTAAAGGGAGGTAGGAGTTCATATTTGTCATTTTTCAGTCTTGATTTTTGGTCACATGGAAGATTTTATTTCCTCCACTTTACTCTTCATTAGAATTATAGTTTTGAGTGTAGAAGATGGGAAATAGTTGCCTAAGGAGGCTAACAGACTCCTATGTTGCaaaattctgttaaaatgtCATAATTTCTTAACAAAAGGTGATGGAAGCAGCCGTTAGtttccctctgttttttttttgtacaaatttgAAGATATGAATGCAGATACTTTTAAATAACCAGAGATCTAgaataaaaatttgttttaaactaATTGTCTAAGATTTcaacttttaaataaatcttGCATTCTTCTAAATCCAGGTCATAATTTTCTTTGCCATTAGCCTGTTTAGGGCCTTAGCACAGAAGATGCAGAAGGAGCAAAAGAATGAAGATAAgtcatgggattttttttttatgttttgacttttttttttaattccttttttttttttcatcatttcttGCTGAACCTGATCCATCTAAAAGTCCTTTCAGCCCCCAAGAGTGCCTAGAACCTCAGTAGTGGAAAAGCAATATAAATTCCAGAATAATCAGTAGGACCTGGGAGGTTTTGTTTCTGCACTAAttgaaagtaaataaatataaaaccaTATTGTGAGATATACACCTGTACATGTGGACAATCAAAACATAGAAAATGATACCATTTCTTAGAGTTGGGGATATAATGCACTGtacaatcttttttttcctcttttgccaAAGTGTGTTTTAGCATTGTACACTGCTTTAAAACAATACAATTTACAAGTGGCTTTATGTGTTGTGAATATTTTTGTCATAAAAAATGCAGTGAGTGGATATTGAgtgggaggaaaagagaaaaatcacctTGTTTATAACAGTACACTTTAGCTTGCAAGTTGCTGTACTCAGTAATGCTGTATTTAAATTCTTAAATTGTTTTGTGTCATTAAAAAAGGATAACGAAAGAATATAGATAGAACAAATAGCattcagaaatttaaaaacttgAATGAAATGGATTTTATAGAAAGCTTTGACAGTTATTTTTcaaatgcattatttatttttgtgccaTACATTTTTTCTCACCAAATGACCTTACCTGTAATACAGTCTTGTTTGTCTCTGTTTACAACCATGTATTTATTGTAATGTACATACTGTAATGTTAACTGTAAATTATCAGTTCTTATTATAACATCATCCTTGTCAGGGTGGTGTTGCTGTATCTGGAAACTCTTGGTGAGAGAATGACTATTGTGTATACATATTCCTTGTACATTTCTTCTCCTGTAATATATTCAATGTCACCATAGAGCTCATTTATGGAAGATTTAAGAAAAgtataaaatacataaagatATATCGATTTAAAAAGCTGCAGGTCTTtggtcccagggctgtgccttaactttaaacaatattttcttGTTTAGCTGCATTTGAAAGTAAGGTAGccttggggctggggctgggcattTCTACCATATTTTTAGTTGCTGACTGATGGGGGATACTCTTACAAGCTAATATGTGTAATACTACAATAAATTTTCATTCTTGACCCTCCTGGAAGTTCACGCTTTTGCAGACTTCTGGTAATGTAATTGTATTGTCTCTGAATATCTTTTTACAGCCTGTAATTGGGGATTATTGCAGCCATTTTTTGTTCCTAAAAATGATAAATAATTGATGCTGCATTTCAGTGGTGAAATGCACTGAAACAGCTTTGGAAAGCATCTCTAATAAACGTTTGATTTTAATGCATATTGTGAAATTGAATGATCAGAATTAAGAGGGTGTAACTCATACACTTTTACAGTTGTCTGTAATGTCTCTTTTTTAGTAGCACAAATGATCACTGTATAAGCAGAATCCATAGTAGGATATACAACTTCAGTCTTGGAAATGCTTTCCAATACTAGTGTTACAAGTAGCCAAAGTTTATTTTATATAGGTGTAGCTAAAGCTTTGTGCAGGTGTGTGTAGCATAGTGCACTAGCTCTCCAGAAGAGCAGTAAACTGTTAGATGTTTTAATAACACTACTATTAGGTTTGCAGGTTGGACTGAGCAACTCTTGCTGTTTGACTTGTCACATTGCTCCAGATAACTCAGAGCTGGTATCATTGAATTTGCCAGAGGTAAAATCCTCTTCTCCATTCCAGTGATGCCCAGCCCTTGTAACTTGTGACTTATTCATGAAAGGAGAGAttcttttccaagaaaaaaCAGAATCTCCTTTTTGACACAAACTGTAGATTTTAGCAGCCCTGGCCCAAAGGAATTTGAATGCTTTTGTTTTATATGGTCTAAAAGGGACACTACAACAACAGAAATCCTGAACAATTTGTTGTTACTGTTTTAATTTGGTATTTTCTTTGGGGATGTCTTGAGAGTGGCAACTTGTGTGAACATTGCACATGGCTATTCTTTCACTGGTTTCTTAGCCTCTCTTACAGCCTATGGGTTAGTACTGTACATCAATACCTTCATATGAAATTTTATATGCAATGGAAATAAAAGCATGTGTTGATTCTGCCTAGTTACTGCATTTGATCTTTTTTTGAAAGTTAACTTTTTTTACATGCATCCCATAGTTTTGACAGCTTAAGAGAAAACACATTTCCAGAAAAATTTAATTACCATATTTTGTCAGAATAGTGTTTCGCATagataatacaaaataaatatgagCAAATCAGAAAAGTCAATCAAATATGGTATTTTTTAAGGAACCTAATCCACAAAGGTGTGACATATAGTTATAATAGAAAGGCATACAGTCTTGGTTTTCAGAACATTTTACCACTGGCTTCAATGTCTTTAAAGAAACTAGATGTCTAGAGATTGTCTAGAGGGGCAATGTGCTGGGGTACCACAAAGAAACATAACCaagccaaaccaaacaaacaaaaagaaagaaaatggaccACAGTTAAACATTGTCACAATCAATCTCTGTTCCAAATGGATGATAAAAAGAAATtggtcttaaaaataaaattcataaatTACAGTGTTTACTTGAGGAAGAAATACTGTCTTAATGTGAGTCCAAATCTTAAAGTGGTTTCCAGGCACCTTTTTaatcaaaaaaaaccaaatctatgttcatttttttctttaaatctctTAGGTCCTTCTTTGGGTTTAAGGATTAGTTTGCACAGAGAATGAATTGTTAGGACTCCTTTTTCATTCACAATTTTTTGTCAGAAAATGCTGATAAGTTCTGTGTGGGGTAGATAAAGGATGCTGCAGTGAGTGGATAAATTAGATGACGTCTGTCACTCTTGTCAGGTTCCTCCTTGCATGTTTCCAGCAACCCTAATAAGAAAATGGCTTGCATACATCATGTCTATTATTATAAGGAAGAAGGAGTTCCAAATTATTGTTGACAGTACTAAAACCTTTTCAGTAAGCAGATCAGGTACCACAGCCGTGCATAAGCCTgaagctggcagcaggagctcatAGCTTCCTTCCTATATCCTCTGATACTACTTTGTCAGTCTCTGCGCATGGAAATAATGAATCAGAATAGAAAAGTTTCAGAGCAAAACCAAAATGTATCCCCCGTTTAAGTGCAgacagctgctgctgtagcAGTTCAATGTATTTATGAACAAATGACTCTTCTATTTCCTAATGAGGCAAATAGTCTGAATAGCTGCAGCTTTGTTTGCTTAATCTCTCCGAAATATGGAAAATGAAAGTCACAGTTACTAGCACACGTAGTGTTTACTGGAATGATCAGTCCAATTTCTCTCCAGCTGTGATTAATTTTGCTTAggtttttccaggaaaaaaaaatagaaaaaagttCAAAGATGTTATAAAAGCTTTAGTTCAATTTAGTTTAGtctgtaaaataaagaaaatctcTAGCTTCCTCCTGTCAAACTGGTTGAGAAATCTGCAAAAGTTATAAAGGGAGATAGGAAGTCCAAACAGATATCAGAGTGAAAAATTGGGAGTAAAACCTGAGCAGGGAGAAATACTCTCCAACTAAAATAATCTAATTTCATCAAAGACATCCCATAGTTTGAATATGGACATTAGGAGAACTGAGTTTGATTTTTGTCTCAGTTCCTTGGGTACAAAACTATCTTTGTTGA
Above is a window of Lonchura striata isolate bLonStr1 chromosome Z, bLonStr1.mat, whole genome shotgun sequence DNA encoding:
- the PDE4D gene encoding 3',5'-cyclic-AMP phosphodiesterase 4D isoform X3 translates to MSIVMKPRSRSTSSLRTADAMCFDVDNGTSSGRSPLDPMTSPGSGLILQANFVHSQRRESFLYRSDSDYDLSPKSMSRNSSIASDIHGDDLIVTPFAQVLASLRTVRNNFAALTNLQDRAPSKRSPMCSQPSINKATITEEAYQKLASETMEELDWCLDQLETLQTRHSVSEMASNKFKRMLNRELTHLSEMSRSGNQVSEYISNTFLDKQHEVEIPSPTQKEKEKKKRPMSQISGVKKLMHSSSLTNSSIPRFGVKTDQEDVLAKELEDLNKWGLQVFRVAELSGNRPLTVIMHTIFQERDLLKTFKIPVDTLITYLMTLEDHYHADVAYHNNIHAADVVQSTHVLLSTPALEAVFTDLEILAAIFASAIHDVDHPGVSNQFLINTNSELALMYNDSSVLENHHLAVGFKLLQEENCDIFQNLTKKQRQSLRKMVIDIVLATDMSKHMNLLADLKTMVETKKVTSSGVLLLDNYSDRIQVLQNMVHCADLSNPTKPLHLYRQWTDRIMEEFFRQGDRERERGMEISPMCDKHNASVEKSQVGFIDYIVHPLWETWADLVHPDAQDILDTLEDNREWYQSTIPRSPSPAPEEKEEGKQGQTEKFQFELTLEEDGESDTEKDSGSQVEEDTSFSDSKTLCTQDSESTEIPLDEQVGEEVEEDENQTAEPCMVEEHSPDT
- the PDE4D gene encoding 3',5'-cyclic-AMP phosphodiesterase 4D isoform X7, which gives rise to MLNRELTHLSEMSRSGNQVSEYISNTFLDKQHEVEIPSPTQKEKEKKKRPMSQISGVKKLMHSSSLTNSSIPRFGVKTDQEDVLAKELEDLNKWGLQVFRVAELSGNRPLTVIMHTIFQERDLLKTFKIPVDTLITYLMTLEDHYHADVAYHNNIHAADVVQSTHVLLSTPALEAVFTDLEILAAIFASAIHDVDHPGVSNQFLINTNSELALMYNDSSVLENHHLAVGFKLLQEENCDIFQNLTKKQRQSLRKMVIDIVLATDMSKHMNLLADLKTMVETKKVTSSGVLLLDNYSDRIQVLQNMVHCADLSNPTKPLHLYRQWTDRIMEEFFRQGDRERERGMEISPMCDKHNASVEKSQVGFIDYIVHPLWETWADLVHPDAQDILDTLEDNREWYQSTIPRSPSPAPEEKEEGKQGQTEKFQFELTLEEDGESDTEKDSGSQVEEDTSFSDSKTLCTQDSESTEIPLDEQVGEEVEEDENQTAEPCMVEEHSPDT
- the PDE4D gene encoding 3',5'-cyclic-AMP phosphodiesterase 4D isoform X6, which gives rise to MPEANYLLSVSWGYIKFKRMLNRELTHLSEMSRSGNQVSEYISNTFLDKQHEVEIPSPTQKEKEKKKRPMSQISGVKKLMHSSSLTNSSIPRFGVKTDQEDVLAKELEDLNKWGLQVFRVAELSGNRPLTVIMHTIFQERDLLKTFKIPVDTLITYLMTLEDHYHADVAYHNNIHAADVVQSTHVLLSTPALEAVFTDLEILAAIFASAIHDVDHPGVSNQFLINTNSELALMYNDSSVLENHHLAVGFKLLQEENCDIFQNLTKKQRQSLRKMVIDIVLATDMSKHMNLLADLKTMVETKKVTSSGVLLLDNYSDRIQVLQNMVHCADLSNPTKPLHLYRQWTDRIMEEFFRQGDRERERGMEISPMCDKHNASVEKSQVGFIDYIVHPLWETWADLVHPDAQDILDTLEDNREWYQSTIPRSPSPAPEEKEEGKQGQTEKFQFELTLEEDGESDTEKDSGSQVEEDTSFSDSKTLCTQDSESTEIPLDEQVGEEVEEDENQTAEPCMVEEHSPDT